The nucleotide window CTGGAAAGTGCAGATGAAGTTCATCATAACGATGCTCAACGCTGATCGCCGTGGCGAGACACGCCAGCTCACAGGAGGCATGCGGCGTGACAAACGGGTTTGTGATATCCATAGGCGTGGTGCGGGCTTTTAACGCGTCAAGGTCTTCACCCGACGCGCCTGCGTACCATAAATCAGGGATATCGCCCGTCATATCTGCTGCCCGTAGCGGGGGCTCATCGATATGTAAGGAGGATGGCATAATCTGACCTTTATAAAATAAACACACTGAGAAAATAAAAAAGAAGGGCCAGGGTGGCCTCAGCGGTTAAAGCGGCAGATTTGAGACAAGTATTAAGGTTTTGACAGGAAATTTTTGCAATTGCGCCGCGACGGGCGCAATTGCGCAGGCGGTTTACTTCACTTCCAGTCCTTTGGCCTGCATATCCGCATGGTAAGACGAACGGACAAACGGGCCACACGCTGCGTGGGTAAAGCCCATCGCCAGCGCTTCTTCTTTCATTTCGTCAAACTCAGCCGGGCTGACATAGCGCTGCACAGGCAGATGGTGACGGCTTGGCTGCAGATACTGGCCAAGCGTCAGCATGGTCACGCCGTGACGACGCAGATCGCGCATGACGTCAATGATTTCAGCATTGGTCTCACCCAGGCCGACCATCAGGCCTGATTTGGTCGGCACATCCGGATGCGCTTCTTTGAAACGCTCCAGCAGTTTCAGCGACCATTCATAGTTCGCACCCGGGCGAACCTGACGGTAAACGCGCGGTACGTTTTCCAGATTGTGATTGAATACATCCGGTGGCGTCGCCGTCAGGATCTCCAGCGCACGGTCCATACGGCCGCGGAAGTCCGGCACCAGCGTTTCAATTTTGATGTTCGGGCTCTTTTCACGAATGGCGGTGATGCAGTCAGCAAAATGCTGTGCACCGCCGTCGCGCAGATCGTCACGGTCAACCGAGGTGATCACTACATAGCGCAGCGCCATATCCGCAATGGTCTGGGCCAGTTTCAGCGGTTCACCGGCATCCGGTGCATTCGGGCGACCGTGTGCCACATCGCAGAACGGGCAGCGACGGGTGCAGATCGCGCCGAGGATCATAAAGGTGGCGGTGCCGTGGTTGAAGCATTCGGCCAGGTTCGGGCAGGAGGCTTCTTCACAAACCGAGTGCAGGCCGTTTTTACGCATCGCGGCCTTGATGCCCTGAATGCGGCTGGAATCCGCAGGCAGTTTGATCTTCATCCACTCCGGCTTACGCAGAATCTCGGTACGCTCAGTGACCACGGTTTTCACCGGGATCAGCGCCATTTTGTCGGCATCGCGATACTTGACGCCACGTTCCATCTGAATTGGTTTACTCATAAATCTGCAGGTTCCGGTCGGGATTGCGATTTGAAAGCTTCCTCACTCAAACTGAGAACCAGGCTTTCAACTTTATTTGAAAAAATTGCAAAAATTATATCATCTCGCCAGGCCAGAAGCAGCCGATAAGCCGCGGCAAAGGTTACAATTTTGTAAATGCGCACAGACGGACAAGGTCACGAACCCGTTTCATCCCGCCATTCCGTGTGGGTAAAGCCACACAGACGCGCAAAATGCGTGACCAGACGCGGGCGAACATCTGCCAGCGTCACCGCCGGGCGGAAGTGGCTGAGCTGCGTCATCTGCATGCCGGCATAGCCGCAGGGATTAATGCGCAAAAAGGGCGTGAGATCCATCGCGACATTCAGCGCCAGGCCATGAAAGGAGCAGCCTTTGCGAATACGCAGACCCAGCGAGCAGATCTTATCGTCGCCCACATACACACCCGGTGCATCCGCGCGGGCGCGGGCATCGACGCCATACTCCGCCAGCGTGGCAATGACCGTCTCCTCCAGCGCCGTTACCAGCTCGCGTACGCCCAGCCGGTGGCGTTTAATGTCAACCAGCACGTACATTACCTGCTGACCCGGGCCGTGATAGGTGACCTGGCCGCCACGATCGCTTTGCACCACCGGGATATCGCCAGGCATCAGCAGGTGTTCCGCTTTGCCGGCCTGTCCCTGGGTGAACACGGGCGTATGCTCAACCAGCCAGATTTCATCGGCGGTATGGCTGTTGCGGCGATCGGTGAACTGATGCATGGCATCGGAGACGGGCTGCCAGTCGCGCAGGCCGAGTTGACGAACAAGAAGCGTAGTAGCAGACAAAGCGGACGTCCGGTAGAGAAAGAGAGGCCTGAGTATAACGCTGGCAAAGTGGCGTTTGCCAGCGCCTGCATTACAGTACCATGCGCACGATATCAATATTGCCCAGCTCTTCGTACAGGGTTTCGACCTGCTCGATATGCGTGGCGTTGATCGTAATGGAAACGGAGTGATAGTTGCCTTTGCTGCTTGGCTTCACGTCCGGGGAATAGTCGCCAGGCGCATGACGCTGCACCACTTCAACCACTTGATCAACCAGCTCCGGTTGCGCCAGACCCATCACTTTATAGGTGAAAGGGGTAGGGAATTCGAGCAGCTCATTCAGTTTGGTTTTCATATTGACTCCGGTGCATAAAAAAACAGGCTCCCGCCGAAGCGGGAGCAGAGATAATAACCTATCTGGGGACGGGCTGGCGATTTTTCAAGCACGCCTTAGCCGAACCAGTGGTGGAACATCAGTTTGATGTAATCGATGATGCGGCTGAAGAATCCGCCTTCCTGCACTTCGTTCAGCACCACCAGCGGACGCTGTTCAACGGTTTTGCCGTCCAGCTGGAAGTTGATGCTGCCTACCACCTGATTTTTCTTCAGGGGTGCGTGCAGTTCGGTGTTATCCAGCACATAGCTGGCTTTCAGATCTTTCATCCGGCCGCGCGGGATGGTCAGGTAGGCATCTTTTTCCACGCCCAGCTGAACACGGTCGCTGTTGCCGAACCAGACCGGCTCAGAGGCGAACTCTTTGCCAGCTTTCAGCGGTGCCACGGTTTCAAAGAAGCGGAAGCCCCAGGTCAGCAGTTTTTTACTTTCGGTTTCACGGCCTTTAAAGGTATGGCCGCCCATCACCGCCGAGATCAGGCGCATCTGGCCTTCTGTGGCCGACGCCACCAGGTTATAGCCGGCGGCTTCTGTGTGGCCGGTTTTAATGCCGTCGACGTTCAGGCTGGTATCCCACAGCAGACCGTTGCGGTTCATCTGGCGGATATTGTTAAAGGTGAACTCTTTTTCGTGGTAGACCGCGTACTCATCCGGCACGTCGCGAATCAGCGCCTGACCAATCAGCGCCATATCACGTGCGGAGCTGTACTGGCCGTCGGCATCCAGGCCGTGAACGGTCTGGAAATGGGTGTTTTTCAGGCCCAGTGCGCCTACGTAGTTATTCATCAGGTTAACAAATGCGTCCTGACTGCCGGCAACGTAATCGGCCATGGCGACGCAGGCATCGTTACCGGATTGCAGCACGATACCGCGCGTCAGCTGGGAAACCGGTACGCGGTCGCCGGGCTTCAGGAACATCAGCGAAGATCCTTTGAACACCGGATTGCCGGTCGCCCAGGCATCTTTGCCGACGGTGACAATGTCATCCTGATGAATTTTGCCCGCTTTGACCGCCTGGCCAATCACGTAGCTGGTCATCATTTTGGTCAGGCTGGCCGGATCGCGACGTGCATCCGCGTTCTTTTCAGCCAGCACTTTGCCAGAGTTATAGTCGATCAGCACATAAGCTTCGGCATCAATGTCCGGGACGCCCGGAATCATGGTTTTAAGATTCACATCGTCCGCAAAAGCGACATGGCTGAGAGAAAGGGCGACCAGTGATCCCACTGTCAGGCGTTTCAGAAAACGAGCAGATTTCAGCGTATTCATGTTCAGGACTACAACATCCGTGGGGTTAAGAGTGAAAAAAGTGCCTTACTATAGCAAACGTCCGATCGCGCGACATCTTGCTTTACTTACCAGTATCAGCAGGAAATGTTACTGCCCGTCACATTGACGGACGGGCAGTGGTAATGAATCCGTTCATCTGCGCTTCAGTGCTCAGGCGCTGCTGCAGCGCTGCGGCTTCAGCACGGCTTTTGAAGCCGCCGAGCTGAACGCGGTAGACATTGCCATTGGCTTCCACACTGCCCGGCACGCCAAAGCGCTTGCCGAGGCTGGTGGCCATCTGCCGGGCACGGGCCGCATCGTTCAGTGCACCAACCTGTACCACAAAACCGCTGCCGGCATGGGCACTCTGGCTGACCGGTGCAGCAGCGCTGGCGGCGACAGGCGCTGGGGCAGCAGCGGGCGCGGCAACCGGTGGCGGTTCGCTGCCTTCCAGGACCCCCTGCGCTAAGGGTTGTGGCGCGCCGAGAAAGCCGCTGCTGTGCACCGGTGCGCCCATATCGCTATTGCTCTGCAGCGTGCTGTTATCGACAGCGCGGACATCCTGCGTGGCTGGCGCGGCCGGGGCAGCGCTGCTGCCAGTCATCACCATACCGCCGCTCAGATCCGGACGGGCGGGCAGCGCATAGCTCTGTTTCGCCACCGTGGTGCCGACAGTGCCCGGCCCGGAAACCGAGCCGTCCGGCGCCACGCTGATGTAATCCACGCGCACCCGCGTGTTATTGGAAATATTCAGACGATCGCCAGCGGCACGCGAAAGATCGATAATGCGTCCGGGGACGTAGGGGCCGCGATCGTTAACGCGCACGACAATCTGACGGCCATTGGCGAGGTTGGTGACGCGAACGTAGCTCGGCAGCGGCAGCGTCGGATGGGCGGCCGTTAGCGCATCCGGGTCATACTGTTCACCTATCGCAGTGCGGTTGCCCTGTGCCTCATCGCCATACCACGTTGCCAGGCCCACTTCACTGAATCGTGACGGGTCTTTGATAACTTTATAGGTTTTGCCGTTAACGCTGTAATCCTGGCTGGTGGACGGGTTGATCGGTTCATAGCGTGGTTCCACGCCGGGGATCTCCACAACCGGGCCATTGTAAGCCGGTTGCGGCGGTGCCGTGTTCGTCTGCTGTTCCGGAGTGGAACAGGCAGCCAGTACCAGTGAAGCCAG belongs to Candidatus Pantoea soli and includes:
- the lipA gene encoding lipoyl synthase; the encoded protein is MSKPIQMERGVKYRDADKMALIPVKTVVTERTEILRKPEWMKIKLPADSSRIQGIKAAMRKNGLHSVCEEASCPNLAECFNHGTATFMILGAICTRRCPFCDVAHGRPNAPDAGEPLKLAQTIADMALRYVVITSVDRDDLRDGGAQHFADCITAIREKSPNIKIETLVPDFRGRMDRALEILTATPPDVFNHNLENVPRVYRQVRPGANYEWSLKLLERFKEAHPDVPTKSGLMVGLGETNAEIIDVMRDLRRHGVTMLTLGQYLQPSRHHLPVQRYVSPAEFDEMKEEALAMGFTHAACGPFVRSSYHADMQAKGLEVK
- the lipB gene encoding lipoyl(octanoyl) transferase LipB translates to MSATTLLVRQLGLRDWQPVSDAMHQFTDRRNSHTADEIWLVEHTPVFTQGQAGKAEHLLMPGDIPVVQSDRGGQVTYHGPGQQVMYVLVDIKRHRLGVRELVTALEETVIATLAEYGVDARARADAPGVYVGDDKICSLGLRIRKGCSFHGLALNVAMDLTPFLRINPCGYAGMQMTQLSHFRPAVTLADVRPRLVTHFARLCGFTHTEWRDETGS
- the ybeD gene encoding DUF493 family protein YbeD; the encoded protein is MKTKLNELLEFPTPFTYKVMGLAQPELVDQVVEVVQRHAPGDYSPDVKPSSKGNYHSVSITINATHIEQVETLYEELGNIDIVRMVL
- the dacA gene encoding D-alanyl-D-alanine carboxypeptidase DacA is translated as MNTLKSARFLKRLTVGSLVALSLSHVAFADDVNLKTMIPGVPDIDAEAYVLIDYNSGKVLAEKNADARRDPASLTKMMTSYVIGQAVKAGKIHQDDIVTVGKDAWATGNPVFKGSSLMFLKPGDRVPVSQLTRGIVLQSGNDACVAMADYVAGSQDAFVNLMNNYVGALGLKNTHFQTVHGLDADGQYSSARDMALIGQALIRDVPDEYAVYHEKEFTFNNIRQMNRNGLLWDTSLNVDGIKTGHTEAAGYNLVASATEGQMRLISAVMGGHTFKGRETESKKLLTWGFRFFETVAPLKAGKEFASEPVWFGNSDRVQLGVEKDAYLTIPRGRMKDLKASYVLDNTELHAPLKKNQVVGSINFQLDGKTVEQRPLVVLNEVQEGGFFSRIIDYIKLMFHHWFG
- the rlpA gene encoding endolytic peptidoglycan transglycosylase RlpA; the protein is MRKDWLGVALASLVLAACSTPEQQTNTAPPQPAYNGPVVEIPGVEPRYEPINPSTSQDYSVNGKTYKVIKDPSRFSEVGLATWYGDEAQGNRTAIGEQYDPDALTAAHPTLPLPSYVRVTNLANGRQIVVRVNDRGPYVPGRIIDLSRAAGDRLNISNNTRVRVDYISVAPDGSVSGPGTVGTTVAKQSYALPARPDLSGGMVMTGSSAAPAAPATQDVRAVDNSTLQSNSDMGAPVHSSGFLGAPQPLAQGVLEGSEPPPVAAPAAAPAPVAASAAAPVSQSAHAGSGFVVQVGALNDAARARQMATSLGKRFGVPGSVEANGNVYRVQLGGFKSRAEAAALQQRLSTEAQMNGFITTARPSM